In one window of Etheostoma spectabile isolate EspeVRDwgs_2016 unplaced genomic scaffold, UIUC_Espe_1.0 scaffold00569520, whole genome shotgun sequence DNA:
- the LOC116685122 gene encoding protein FAM180A-like produces the protein LYPSAYRIKREAYSLINPTFQRSSEDVNLLFEILLAGMEIQGGEMLIPDEELASLRSVEKLEVICEDILPKRLSDIRRLIAELFQRRRPLSWQDFERTVLTLVYTTQTMARVSSPQQKEAWMDAVIQLFKAVQKDLTPLLK, from the exons CTCTGTATCCATCTGCATACAGGATAAAGCGTGAGGCATATTCGCTGATCAACCCCACCTTCCAGCGTTCGTCAGAGGATGTCAATCTGCTTTTTGAG ATCCTGCTTGCTGGAATGGAGATCCAAGGTGGGGAAATGCTGATCCCCGATGAGGAGCTTGCCTCCCTGAGGAGCGTGGAGAAGCTGGAGGTCATCTGTGAGGACATCCTGCCCAAGAGGCTTTCCGACATTCGCCGTCTGATAGCGGAGCTCTTCCAGCGCCGGCGGCCTCTGAGCTGGCAGGACTTTGAGAGGACGGTGCTGACCCTGGTGTACACCACTCAGACGATGGCTCGAGTCAGCAGTCCGCAGCAGAAGGAGGCGTGGATGGACGCTGTGATACAGCTGTTCAAAGCCGTTCAAAAGGACCTCACACCCCTCTTAAAGTAA